One window of the Rosa rugosa chromosome 3, drRosRugo1.1, whole genome shotgun sequence genome contains the following:
- the LOC133737527 gene encoding uncharacterized protein LOC133737527 produces MSCSNLRDLGTLVTGNPGFIDYRVAPLSKFGNYSCQNTSGGPRITLRCNSCQPIQDNMYISWQFIDLPDNPAAAVGFQFNLTARSHANKRHLSFVSGTLENGSTLDDRPVTFRGSNTNILKFSLFPRIYHNLHDLRLIQPLFHVFVLGSFFNDTSQLQASLQRPKDGILNTTLYINFLSGYIVEIDKQNIMGPVSFLADLGGLYCISIGIFFYLLVQVSVLYFLFIN; encoded by the exons ATGAGCTGTTCAAACTTACGTGATCTTGGTACTTTGGTTACTGGAAATCCTGGCTTCATTGACTACAGAGTGGCTCCTCTGTCAAAATTTGGGAACTACTCATGTCAAAACACAAGTGGAGGACCAAGGATAACTCTTAGGTGCAATAGTTGTCAACCAATTCAAGACAATATGTATATTTCCTGGCAGTTCATTGATCTTCCTGATAATCCTGCTGCTGCTGTTGGATTTCAGTTCAATCTTACTGCAAGGAGTCATGCTAATAAAAGACATCTGAGTTTTGTTAGTGGAACCCTAGAGAATGGAAGTACTTTGGATGATAGACCAGTTACATTCAGAGGGAGTAATACAAATATATTGAAATTCAGTTTATTTCCACGAATATACCATAATCTACATGATCTAAGGCTCATCCAACCTTTGTTTCATGTGTTTGTACTGGGTTCATTCTTTAATGACACAAGTCAGCTCCAAGCATCCCTTCAAAGGCCTAAGGATGGAATACTTAACACCACATTGTACATCAACTTCCTCTCTGGCTACATTGTGGAGATAGATAAGCAAAATATTATGGGTCCTG TGAGCTTCCTTGCTGATCTTGGCGGCTTGTATTGCATCTCCATTGGCATATTTTTCTACCTTCTGGTGCAA GTTTCTGTGctctattttcttttcattaattaG